CCCGCCGGTCCCCTCACCCCAAGCCGACGTAGCTCAGCTGGTAGAGCAGCTGATTCGTAATCAGCAGGTCAGCGGTTCGAGCCCGCTCGTCGGCTCCATACTTAAGATCAATCAGTTCAGCTGCTTACGCAACTCTGTCGAAGAGTTGTACTGAGCGCCGTTTCAGTGCTTTGGGTGCATTTTGGGTGCACAGAAACACTGCTCGGCTCGCTTTCAGCGGCTTTTCTCGACCGTTCTTCTTCTCCTCAACTCGCGTTCATGAGGACGACCGGCGGACCCGGCCGGCTGTTCCCCTTTGCAGCAGCCCGATCGCCACCAGGGCCTTGCCATGACCGGCGCGCCCCTCGAATCAGCCCTCCGGGTTGCGCTTCCTGACGCACCTCGACAACACTCCCATGCCCGGCACAGCCTCATCCAGAATGCGCTTGGACTCGGCGACGACGCATCCTCGGCCGGCGCGATCGGTTTCTATGCGCGAGCTCTCGTTCAAGCGACCCTGCCTCACTGCGACCCAAAGACGAATGAGTTCGTCCGGCGGAACGGCAACTACGCGCTCTCGATCCTCGCTCCCGCGGATGTGGGCCTACCCTACGGCCGTTACCCCCGCTTGGTGATCGCCTACCTCACCACCGAGGCCGTTCGGAAGCGGGAGCGATGCATTCCGCTGGGCCGTCGCTTCTCGCACTTCTGCGGCGAACTCGGCCTGACGCCGACCTCAGGTCCCAGGGGATCGCTCGTTCAGCTCCGCGAGCAGATGCAGCGTCTCTTCTCTTGCAGCTTCCAATGCATCTTTCACTCTGAGAGGAGCGGCCAACACGCCGGTGACGGCTTTCTTT
The window above is part of the bacterium genome. Proteins encoded here:
- a CDS encoding pirin; translated protein: MTGAPLESALRVALPDAPRQHSHARHSLIQNALGLGDDASSAGAIGFYARALVQATLPHCDPKTNEFVRRNGNYALSILAPADVGLPYGRYPRLVIAYLTTEAVRKRERCIPLGRRFSHFCGELGLTPTSGPRGSLVQLREQMQRLFSCSFQCIFHSERSGQHAGDGFLLAEKRLFGWEPGSGARPTARDSYVKLSERFYREATGAPVPLDLRVLKALRSPFEIDIYVGLTWRFFSLRRRSVIPWESLMLQFGSRYRNPRHFKQRFLRYLRRVIDYYPETRLAESPQGLVLRPSPTHIPVRSNLS